The nucleotide sequence ACAGTTTACGTCAAACTATATGCAGGAATAATCACAGAAAAAAAACCCAAGTGAATTAAGAAACAttgtcattaaattaaaatatgactTCAGCACAACCAATGAAACAGCGCGTGTACATATCAGTATTCGAAATCTTTGTTCATATATACAAAAGTTGTATTTTCTGAAGATCTTgtaataaaaaattgaaattttcaaaAGATATGTTGATAAAGGTTTACCACTTTGATGcgtttatgtttattaacatcTTCATAAACTTAGCCTCCCTAACTCTAACTTTTACAACTCGCCTGAGTTTCGTTCACAAACCACCTGCAGATATTTAGGAAATCTTATATTACGCAGTCGATGTCATACGTACTTACATTTAGAAAAAGGTTCACATAACCAAAGCAATTGAAACCAACAACCCATTTACCTACATAAATAACGAGTACCCTACAAACCTAGACTTTAAGGAAAACAGATAATACCTTTATGTTATCATATACTTACTTATGCCGAGATGGTTCAATATTTCTTGCCCCATCCATAGCCACCGCCATAACCACCATAACCGCCACCATAACCGTAACCTCCACCGTAACCTCCATAACCGCCCCTCTTTCCCCATCCTGCAAGAAAACGGTAACATTACAATTAAGAAAGATTCGTTCACGTACCAGAAGGTTGGTTAATTCTATTGAAATATTGATGTTGGCAGCAAAAGTACAAACGTACAGTACAGTAAGTTACGAAGAGGACATTATTTCAATATGGTCACATCAAAAAACCGGTCAGCTAGTTAAACAATGATTGgtttcttttctttattataCTATAGAGATGGTTACagtgaattatatatttttctacagCGTTTCTATAAGGTTAACGTTGTCGATTATAAATTCTTGTAATTTGAAAACGATAAAGACTGTGATAAGGGTTAGCAAAGCGTTTGGGTCTACTTATTTTTCAACTAAGAAACCATCGGTCAATGGTCTTaattgatatatacatgtgtttaggTTAAGATAACATAATTCTTTCAAAACATTCGGCGTTTAGTGTGATGTTTAAAGTCATGTTTCTTACCGTATCCACCCCAACCACCTCCATATCCACCTCCGTATCCGCCCCCATATCCCCCATATCCACCTCCGTATCCTCCCCAGCCCATGCCGCCTCCATAGCCGCCACCATATCCGCCTCCGTATCCGCCTCCGTATCCGCCTCCATATCCACCCCACCAGCGCCTACAGCACACAACACCGCCCCATTTGCCACATCGGCCCAGGGGATACTCGAATTTCTTGTTGCACCATTTGCTACAGCGACATCGGCCCCGGGCTGAAGAAGGAACAAACTCCGTCTTTAGAAATGAAATTCCTCACCGGCAAACAGTTTTGAGAACTTCACCATGCCATTATTTATGCTACGAGGCCGATTATGTCAGTCAATCATTTGcttcatattgtttaaaacgTTATTCAAAAAAGACGCCAGAGAAAAGAAAGCAGCGAACACATGGTTTAAAAGTATTTGACTAACGCTGCGTCGTGataataaaaactttcaatttcaatttatcaaagtGCTTTTTGACCATTCCTTGGTGGAACTCCGAATAGCGACAATATACAAGCAAATCAGATGACCAAGAATTTCATTaacgtttaatatattttggtgGTCTGTCTGGTGTTTTTTATGTCCGCGGTCgaaatttcataaacattggAATAACTATTGCTGGTGTCTTTTATCGCTATGAAATGGACTAAGAATCaaatatgcttttttattttcaaaaggatatgtacaaaaataaacacaaaaaagatgttttattaaGTAAACATACTATTAAGAGTAGCTTTACCGCACTGTATAATAACAAGAGCgatgaatatgaaaaataaagtcttgaaaaagagaaaaataaaatattatttagatcaaacattgaaaaagcATCAAAATCAAccagtaaaatgtatttcactTTAAGTGTCAAAAAAAGAAGAGTAAATGTCTCTCACCATCAATGTCCTGGATAAGGACGGCTGCAAAAACCATAACAGCGAGAATCACGGCGGTAGTCTTCATGTTTGGGCGCTATGAGTTGCTCCTCCAAACTGATTTCCTTTGAGCCTCTACACACTTTATATACCTGCACACCAAAAGAGGTGAAAGCGAGAAAACGCCATGTAATATTGCAGTAAAGTTGCACTTAAGACATTTATGCTTTTAGTATTATACTGCTGACTTCCAACCAATCTTtagtaatttattgtttatgacaaatgatattttgttttattgcgcAATGTTTTACGACAATTTAACCAATTAATTAGCATTTTAAGTATCTATATAATTACTAAGTATGTCGTTAACACGATTATATGATGTTCTTTCTCATCCATTTGAGGATGTG is from Mya arenaria isolate MELC-2E11 chromosome 9, ASM2691426v1 and encodes:
- the LOC128245609 gene encoding keratin-associated protein 6-2-like, whose product is MKTTAVILAVMVFAAVLIQDIDARGRCRCSKWCNKKFEYPLGRCGKWGGVVCCRRWWGGYGGGYGGGYGGGYGGGYGGGMGWGGYGGGYGGYGGGYGGGYGGGWGGYGWGKRGGYGGYGGGYGYGGGYGGYGGGYGWGKKY